The Lates calcarifer isolate ASB-BC8 linkage group LG14, TLL_Latcal_v3, whole genome shotgun sequence genome has a segment encoding these proteins:
- the LOC108873728 gene encoding endothelin-1 receptor, with protein sequence MGPRLGPRSIPMPGTFIVVIWCLVFATPVSCQGNSSETSLSDLMILDLPNFHSTDTPLGPGVDHLIQTSDQEPHLVQETVKKPLSALEPGQEKFKHASQLKHKHERNPHSSSSNSTPAVRMQVPPHCVDETSIKTVFKYINTVLSCAIFAVGIIGNVTLLRIIYQNKSMRNGPNAVIASLALGDLIYIAIDIPIQVYKLLAGRWPFVDSDFGLFLCKLFPFLQKASVGITVFNLCALSVDRYRAVASWSRVQGTGVPMVTAVEIVMVWLLSMVLAVPEAIGFSIVTFEYRNTTIRTCMLQPKSNLSDFMKFYQDAKDWWLFGLYFCIPLTCSAVFYGLMTCEMLRHQKGSLRISFSEHLKQRREVAKTVFSLVLIFALCWFPLHLSRLLKWTIYKPHDVKRCDLLNFLLVLDYFGINMATINSCINPIILFFVSKKFKNCFKSCLCCWCYSGSFSNSMLPLNHGTSLQYKHSDH encoded by the exons ATGGGACCTAGATTGGGTCCTAGGTCTATACCCATGCCTGGCACATTTATTGTGGTTAtttggtgtttggtgtttgCCACTCCAGTCAGTTGCCAGGGCAACTCATCTGAGACATCTCTATCAGATCTGATGATTTTGGACCTGCCTAATTtccacagcactgacacacCTCTTGGACCTGGAGTGGACCATCTTATCCAGACCTCGGACCAAGAGCCACATCTGGTGCAAGAGACTGTGAAGAAGCCCCTGTCAGCCCTGGAGCCTGGACAAGAAAAGTTTAAACACGCGAGCCAgttgaaacacaaacatgaaagaaaTCCTCATTCGTCTTCCTCCAACTCAACTCCAGCAGTTCGTATGCAGGTGCCCCCTCACTGTGTTGATGAGACATCAATAAAAACAGTCTTCAAGTACATCAACACGGTGCTGTCCTGTGCAATCTTTGCTGTGGGGATCATTGGAAATGTCACCCTGCTAAGGATTATCTACCAAAATAAGAGCATGAGGAATGGACCCAATGCTGTCATAGCCAGCCTGGCCCTAGGAGACCTGATATACATTGCCATCGACATACCAATACAGGTCTATAAG CTCCTGGCCGGCCGGTGGCCGTTTGTCGACAGTGATTTTGGCCTGTTCCTCTGCAAACTCTTCCCCTTCCTCCAAAAAGCGTCAGTTGGCATCACCGTCTTCAATCTGTGTGCTCTAAGTGTGGACAg GTATCGTGCGGTGGCGTCCTGGTCTCGGGTACAGGGCACAGGTGTTCCAATGGTAACGGCGGTGGAGATAGTGATGGTCTGgctgctgtccatggtgctggcTGTACCAGAGGCCATCGGCTTCAGCATAGTCACCTTTGAGTACAGAAACACAACCATTAGGACCTGCATGCTGCAGCCCAAGTCAAATTTGTCAGATTTCAtgaaa TTCTACCAGGATGCAAAGGACTGGTGGCTGTTTGGCCTCTACTTCTGCATTCCTCTGACctgttctgctgttttctaCGGGCTGATGACCTGCGAGATGCTCAGACACCAGAAAGGAAGTCTGAGGATCTCATTTAGCGAACACCTTAAACAG CGTAGAGAAGTAGCAAAAACTGTGTTCAGCCTGGTGTTGATCTTTGCTCTGTGCTGGTTCCCGCTGCATCTGAGTCGCCTGCTGAAGTGGACCATCTACAAACCCCATGATGTGAAGCGCTGCGACTTATTAAA TTTCCTGTTGGTGCTGGACTACTTCGGTATAAACATGGCTACCATCAACTCCTGCATCAATCCCATAATCCTCTTCTTTGTCTCCAAGAAGTTCAAAAACTGCTTCAag tcctgtctgtgctgttggTGTTATTCTGGCTCTTTCTCTAACAGTATGCTGCCCCTCAATCATGGGACGAGTCTGCAGTACAAACACAGTGAccactga
- the ttc29 gene encoding tetratricopeptide repeat protein 29: MSSAVAGQRRTGSLLPEISTCRSKRRRSNQYSTLKQEFFQSGSLSDKSDETLTRGETAQFRHSVKQNICVQMLQEGYHRSFAEFFFLLQSDQDRRAAAEPGSALRLQTPLEEQRDKLETMRLHLNQAEQAERTGSWSTVCEQRLFLGRYFSAPEDLLLSLHFYHSCADREQGGSSRPATEARACMAELYLQQGELQEARRQAELCLKQAEDGSWLDLTGRPLRLRALQALWGIYDRLADIPLDAANHSEALELLHKGHNMAAESEDKHIEGEAAYRLGLAYQLTGDHDTAKKFFNSSMQICGTLQDADGLGKAYKAMAKSMESEGNIDETVRCLEKLIDVTRSNGLQHNLADACICLGNLYYSMGQYSRACDCFLQGYKVACNIGDVALLQRAQLWVASARAHSMIRKYSTDVESASPAALRRLVVWKETRGHEELSPDSTDPTATARWIALKFVAYVRVSLRMDPTNSGDADSPTIGWITMKSPLHLKAKLCWERVTC, translated from the exons ATGAGCAGTGCTGTAGCAGGGCAGCGCAGGACCGGGTCGTTATTACCGGAAATTAGCACCTGCAGGAGCAAACGGAGGAGAAGCAATCAGTACAG cacgTTGAAGCAGGAGTTCTTCCAGTCTGGATCGTTGTCAGATAAATCAGATGAAACTCTGACCAGAGGAGAAACTGCACA GTTCAGACACAGTGTGAAGCAGAACATCTGTGTGCAGATGCTTCAGGAAGGATACCACAG GTCGTTTGCGGAGTTCTTCTTCCTGCTGCAGTCGGACCAGGATCGGAGGGCGGCGGCTGAACCTGGATCAGCTCTCAGGCTTCAGACTCCTCTGGAGGAGCAGCGAGATAAACTGGAGACCATGAGGCTGCACCTGAATCAGGCTGAGCAGGCTGAACGGACCG gttccTGGTCCACGGTGTGTGAGCAGCGTCTGTTTTTGGGTCGGTACTTCTCGGCTCCGGAGGATCTGTTGCTGAGTTTGCACTTCTACCACAGCTGTGCAGACCGAGAGCAAGGGGGGAGCTCGAGACCGGCCACCGAGGCCCGGGCCTGCATGGCCGAGCTCTACCTGCAGCAAG GAGAGCTGCAGGAGGCGAGGCGGCAGGCGGAGCTGTGCCTGAAGCAGGCGGAGGACGGCAGCTGGCTGGACTTGACCGGTCGGCCCCTGAGGCTCCGGGCCCTCCAGGCGCTGTGGGGGATCTACGACCGGCTCGCTGACATTCCACTGGACGCCGCGAACCACAGCGAGGCCCTGGAGCTGCTCCACAAGGGACACAACATGGCCGCTGAGT ctgaagacaaacacaTCGAGGGGGAGGCGGCCTATCGACTGGGACTGGCCTATCAGCTCACAGGAGACCATGACACGGCTAAAAAG TTCTTCAACTCCTCCATGCAGATCTGTGGCACGCTGCAGGACGCAGACGGACTGGGAAAGGCCTACAAGGCTATGGCCAAGTCTATggagag TGAAGGCAACATAGATGAGACTGTTCGGTGTCTGGAGAAGTTAATCGACGTCACTCGAAGCAACGGACTGCAGCACAACCTGGCCGACGCCTGCATCTGTCTGGGCAATCTCTACTACAGCAtg GGTCAGTACAGTCGAGCCTGTGACTGTTTCCTTCAGGGTTACAAAGTCGCCTGTAACATCGGAGACGtggctctgctgcagagagCACAG CTGTGGGTGGCCAGCGCTCGCGCTCACTCCATGATCAGGAAATACAGCACTGACGTGGAGTCGGCGTCTCCTGCCGCCCTGAGACGACTGGTAGTCTGGAAGGAGACCAGAGGACATGAGGAGCTCAGTCCAGACTCTACAGATCCCACTGCTACAGCCCG ATGGATTGCCTTAAAATTTGTTGCATATGTCCGTGTTTCCCTGAGGATGGATCCAACCAACTCTGGTGATGCTGACTCACCAACTATCGGATGGATCACCATGAAATCACCACTGCACCTAAAGGCCAAGTTATGCTGGGAAAGAGTGACCTGCTGA